Proteins encoded in a region of the Zea mays cultivar B73 chromosome 2, Zm-B73-REFERENCE-NAM-5.0, whole genome shotgun sequence genome:
- the LOC100217298 gene encoding aldose 1-epimerase precursor, translated as MARAPLLLALLCACAAAAGSANAAGRKMVGVYELKAGDFSVGVTNWGATITSVVLPDSKGDFADVVLGYDTIGGYVSGKSYFGALVGRVANRIANARFVLDGKAYHLFKNDGNNTLHGGHRGFSQVVWTVKEFVGGGDSPYITLYYHSFDGEQGFPGDLDVYVTYQLAAPYVLRVHMNATAVNKATPVNLAQHTYWNLGGQGSGDVLRNTVQLFASRYTPVGGGLIPTGAVAPVAGTPYDFLAPAAVGSRIRQVSGGKAGVYGYDTNYAVDGEPGALRKVAVVRDGASGRALELWANQPGVQFYTGNFLQDVKGKGGKVYQQYGALCLETQGFPDAVNHPNFPSQIVRPGQVYKHDMVFKFSF; from the exons ATGGCTAGAGCTCCGCTGCTCCTCGCGCTGCTGTGCgcgtgcgccgccgccgccggctccGCCAATGCGGCGGGGAGGAAGATGGTCGGCGTGTACGAGCTCAAGGCGGGCGATTTCTCCGTCGGCGTCACCAACTGGGGCGCCACCATCACCTCCGTTGTGCTGCCGGACTCCAAAG GGGATTTTGCTGACGTCGTGCTTGGCTACGACACCATTGGAGGATACGTG AGTGGTAAAAGCTACTTCGGAGCGCTTGTCGGACGAGTGGCCAACAGGATCGCCAACGCGCGCTTCGTGCTCGACGGAAAGGCTTACCATCTTTTCAAGAACGATGGCAACAACACGCTTCatg GTGGCCATAGGGGGTTCAGTCAGGTTGTATGGACGGTTAAAGAGTTCGTCGGTGGCGGTGACTCGCCCTACATCACGTTGTACTACCACAGCTTCGATGGAGAACAAG GTTTCCCAGGCGACCTGGACGTGTACGTGACGTACCAGCTGGCGGCCCCCTACGTGCTGCGGGTGCACATGAACGCGACGGCCGTGAACAAGGCGACCCCGGTGAACCTGGCGCAGCACACGTACTGGAACCTGGGCGGGCAGGGCAGCGGCGACGTCCTCCGCAACACGGTGCAGCTGTTCGCGTCCCGGTACACGCCCGTGGGCGGCGGCCTCATCCCGACGGGCGCGGTGGCGCCCGTGGCCGGCACGCCCTACGACTTCCTCGCGCCGGCCGCGGTGGGCTCGCGCATCCGCCAGGTCTCCGGCGGCAAGGCCGGCGTCTACGGCTACGACACCAACTACGCCGTGGACGGGGAGCCCGGGGCGCTGCGGAAGGTGGCCGTCGTCCGGGACGGCGCGTCCGGCCGGGCGCTGGAGCTGTGGGCCAACCAGCCTGGGGTGCAGTTCTACACGGGCAACTTCCTCCAGGACGTCAAGGGGAAGGGCGGCAAGGTGTACCAGCAGTACGGCGCGCTGTGCCTCGAGACGCAGGGGTTCCCGGACGCCGTCAACCACCCCAATTTCCCCTCCCAGATCGTCAGGCCGGGGCAGGTGTACAAGCACGACATGGTGTTCAAGTTCTCCTTCTAG